The nucleotide window AGCCTGGGCAGGTTCGATGATATTATGCTACTACTTAGCAGTATCGATTCGGGTGAAATATCTGGCCGGGGTTTTGTTCTGAAGTGTCTATGTACACCTGCAATTGCAGCTATATTGGCAACCGCACAACAGGGCTGTGGCACGGCGGATATAGAACATGGGATGGAGAGCAGATGGTGGTCTCTGGCTCCTCGTGCGCGGCGGTGGGCTCTTCCTCAGTAAAGGAACAGGGGTGAATGCTAGTTCTTATTCGATTCGATCAGTTTAGTTAGCAAAATGGGCAAACACAGCATAATGCAGTTCCTTTAAGCGCTCATTAACATATTCTAACTAGGATCCATTTCCAGATAGTTGAGGACTTCGAGGAAGCGTTGGTGCAAAGCCGGGGGTTTGGGATTCTGGACGTGGGCTACCGCTCAAAGGTAACACTAACTGAAACGAACTGTACTATGTTTACATGATACTACTAAGTAACCTTGAACAACAACTAGCTGATCTGTGGTTCTGTTTTAAAGGATGAGGCATGGGCTGCCGGTGGTAGCGGTGTCCTGCTGAAAACAACCAAGGGCGGCAAGACCTGGGTGCACGACAGGGCCGCAGATAACATCCCCGGCAACCTATACTCCGTAAAGTAAGCACTCGGATCGCCTGAATTCCGCAGGAGATATCATTATCTTACTTGTTCAGGGTCTGAGTCTGTTTCACGTCTGAAACTCTGCCAACATTTTACAATGGTTGTGATGGATGTTGCAGGTTCATTGGAGACAACCAAGGTTTTGTGCTCGGAAATGACGGTGTCTTGCTCCGATATGTTGGCTGAAGCGGCGGAAAAAACCACGGCTATCTGAAACCCTTTTTGTATGTAAGAATGATCCATATATAGACACACACGTGAAAGGCTGCTGATTGTCCCGACGTTCTGTCTTCCGCAAGAGAGTGTAAATCTTATCTGTCTATTACTGTTGTTTGACCGATGATTGTTTCCAGCATTCAAAGGCATACAGTACAGTACGACGTGAGCACATACATTTATGTATGTATCTGATCCTGA belongs to Triticum urartu cultivar G1812 chromosome 7, Tu2.1, whole genome shotgun sequence and includes:
- the LOC125525203 gene encoding photosystem II stability/assembly factor HCF136, chloroplastic-like produces the protein MGWRADGGLWLLVRGGGLFLSKGTGIVEDFEEALVQSRGFGILDVGYRSKDEAWAAGGSGVLLKTTKGGKTWVHDRAADNIPGNLYSVK